The Argentina anserina chromosome 3, drPotAnse1.1, whole genome shotgun sequence genome includes a region encoding these proteins:
- the LOC126788169 gene encoding fruit protein pKIWI501-like: MASVEVAPAATFQETETKPVEVTKTEEPVAAPLAPETETTETSKETTPEAEVAAEAEVVAVDEQPAAPEPEVEAPVEVETKEVAIEKVKAEAEEVAAEPEVEKPVEEEAQEVKAEEPAAAGSEETTEAAEESEAAPIVKDEVEKPVEAATEAADVVATDEAPVEKAEE, encoded by the coding sequence GTTGCACCGGCAGCAACATTTCAAGAGACTGAGACAAAGCCAGTTGAGGTGACCAAGACCGAAGAGCCAGTGGCTGCACCACTTGCCCCGGAAACTGAAACCACCGAAACATCAAAAGAAACAACACCAGAAGCAGAAGTGGCAGCAGAAGCAGAAGTAGTAGCAGTAGATGAGCAACCAGCTGCTCCCGAACCCGAAGTAGAAGCTCCAGTTGAAGTTGAGACCAAGGAGGTGGCAATAGAGAAAGTTAAGGCCGAGGCCGAGGAGGTGGCAGCGGAGCCAGAAGTAGAGAAGCCAGTGGAAGAAGAGGCTCAAGAGGTTAAAGCCGAAGAACCAGCTGCTGCTGGTTCTGAGGAGACAACAGAAGCCGCTGAGGAATCAGAGGCTGCTCCGATAGTCAAGGATGAAGTAGAGAAACCAGTTGAAGCAGCGACGGAGGCTGCTGATGTTGTTGCCACAGACGAAGCTCCGGTTGAGAAGGCCGAGGAGTAA